The Palaemon carinicauda isolate YSFRI2023 chromosome 9, ASM3689809v2, whole genome shotgun sequence sequence acggctcccaaacagacttcgacttctcctcaagccgtggtcggaagcaaaggccctgaaaaggtccattcctcttcaacacccacctccatcactcaacatccacacggacgcttcgctggagggttggggaggtcactcccaccaaaaacaggctcaaggcacatggtctcccctattcaagacgtttcacatcaacatcttggaggccatggcggtccttctaactctgaagaaactctccccgcctcccttgatccatattcgtctaaccctagacaactcggtggtagttcgatgtctcaatcgccaaggctcaagatcgccccagataaatcaggtgcttctgacaatcttccgtctggcagagaagaagaaatggcacctgtctgcagttcacctacaaggattccgcaacgtgacggcggacgctctatctcggacaagcccgatagagtcggaatggtctctagacgcaagatcattctccttcatctctcaccaagtcccagaacttcagatcgatctcttcgcaacgagcgacaacaatcaacttcctcggtatgtggccctgtacgaggaccccaaggcagaagcagtggacgccatgtcactggactggaacagatggtccaagatctacctgttccctcccaccaaccttctgctgaaagtcctctccaagctgagaaccttcaaagggacagcggccctagtggctcccaagtggccccagagcaactggtaccccctggtcctggagctgcagcccacgctgatccctctcccgggcccagttctctcccaacaagtacagaagtcgactgtcttcgcttcatcatcgaaaatcaaggaccttcatctcatgattttctctccctagccgcaaagaagaggtttgggatctcgaagaaaagtctagacttcctcgaggaatacaagaccgaatccacaagacggcaatacgaatcatcttggaaaaaatgggtctcattcgtcaaggcaaaaaatcctaaggaaatcaccgttgatttctgcatgtccttctttattcaccttcatggacagggattagcagccaatacgatctctacttgcaaatcggccttgactagaccactgttgtatgccttccaaattgatctgtccagcgacatcttcaataaactgccgaaagcatgcgctcgtctacgcccagcactcccaccgaaaccgatctcctggtcattggacaaggtgctccaattcgcctccaacttggataatgattcatgccctctcaaggatctgactcagaaagttatatttctctttgctcttgcttcaggagcccgagtcagcgaaatagtggcattatcaagagaagagggtcacatcctgtttactgattcaggagacattaccctctccccggatccgacgtttctcgccaaaaacgaattacccaccaaaagatggggcccctggagaatatgccccctgaaggaagatgcctctctatggccagtagagagcctcaaggtctatcttcgcagaacttcgaactttggtggaggccaactcttcaaaggagaaacatcgggcagcgacctgtgactgaaacaactaagagcgaaaatcacctacttcattcgcagagcggatcctgacagtacacccgccggtcacgatcctagaaaagttgcatcgtctctgaatttctttcagagtatggacttcgaaagccttaaaagcttcacaggctggaagtcctcgcgtgttttcttcaaacattatgcgaaacaagtgcacgaagtcaaacattttgtggtagccgcaggtagtgttatgaaacctgcacctaactctgcatagaacagcgagttacttgggactctaactcttcgggtgcctatgttgaccctcgagtgatacgtagtgatgtcgaaaacacttagtgctttcttataactgttcttatcccaggtgaaatgtcatagtcgtcacacaagtgccgcatgcctagagcatgatgtgttttaattaaagactgacgttcctcgagaacgagtgcctactaataaatttgaaattccctttcagattcaagagcaagtctttattactatgtacattataatttactgtaaattaactttacttattactgcaattcatttaattttctgcaattgtgaaataaaattcttattttattacttgtgcgtctcaatccgctcctacttatactatgaaatacatgcctgtcatagttttattatccccttccttatggttcatggagatactgaggtcctaacccttattatatattcacctttgcaatgtaatattccaatacgaatacttactcttcataccctagagacgaaactatccttctctacatacagtgtccaaccaccacttgtctgccttcgagaatgttccgatacgaatgccaaccattcagtctcgtctccaagttcttcaggttcttctagcaaggtgaatagcccttcgataaccactttgatctcggcatggcccgtgggaacttcactgccaaggggggcaggaaggttcttccctacggttcttttattaagattactatgctaccttgttcaaagcctttggcacttacccaataggggaaaatctaccacgatacattgattctctggtattcttccatcaggacgccatggcttgagcccaaaaaacggattttgagtgaagcgaaaaatctatttttgggtgagatagccatggcgtcctgatggaccctccctgctacttcgtccagtttttaggtcccaccctgctctgctgtatcatggtgatcggcaagcaactggcttcaggatgaggacggacgtgacgtcatttagcaatggcgcccgtttgtttacgtctcgagtaccaaaagtagccacgaacgagattagctgtggaacggctcccagctattctccgcccctacacaccgaagtgttaactctgtttggggtgtagatagctatgtggcgcgttaatacatgcgtcccctgttgatatacgatgtcttaaaagggaaacctttaggatactcgctccagaagttagaattctgtgataacctgtggttaaattctctgggaatatcttagtagttatatacccaaggaagctaccaaaaaggaaccttccatcaggacgccatggctatctcacccaaaaatagatttttcgcttcgctcaaaatccgtttactttGCCATCTACCTTAACTGCTTTATCTTCATCTAAGAACTcataaatttctaaaaaatattcaggCAGTTGGGTAAGACATGACCTACTAGACCTGAAACCATGTTGATGCATGGTCGAAAGGTTGTTGGTAAGAAGGTGCTCGACTCCAGCATTCTTAACTATCTTCTCCATCGCCTTACTAACTACTGAAGTTAAGTTTACCGGTCTAAAGTTCAATGGTTCACTTTTATTACCTTTCTTATATATAGGGGTGACATACGTTGTCATCCAACTACCAGGAACAATGCCAGTGTCCCAAGATTCCCTTAAAAGTTTGTACATGGGAGCTACAAAGATATCTGCAGTTTCACAAAGATGTTTGGATAAAAACCATCAAGTCTAGGTGAAGATTCAATTTTTAATTTACTTAGAATCTCATGAACATCACTGACACTGAGATTGATGTCTTCGAATAACTCGCCTTCAAAACTAAATTCTGGTGTAGGCACTGGACCGtctccttcattaaaaaaaaaaaaccgagtggAATGAAGCATTTAACGTTTCTGCTGTTTCTTTAAGattcaaggtttttttttccaCTCTACttactgttttttttaattgttgtgtGGCTTCGCATATAagcataaaataatttaaaatctcATTGTTCAATTTCATCAGCTAGATTCATTTCATAAACCAGTTTTGCTTCTCTTTTAATTTTGACTGAATCATTCCTGGATCTAGCGTAAATTGCATAATTCTCGGGACTTGTTTTTGACGTATTTCTCTCACTTCTCCCCTTTCTGATGTCTAGCACTGGCAGCGTCCCTATTCATCCATTTTTGGTTAGACGAAGATCCCGCCTGGGGTAGTGCTATTGGAATATTATTTTCAGTGGTTGTAATGTATAATTACATCAATATATTCCATTTGACTTCAACATTTCCATGATCAGATGTCTGCCAATTGAATGCCTAGAGAAATTCGTTAATCTTGTAATTTCcttttaaaatacaattttttttttcaaattcaacctCGCAATAACCTTCGAGTGGGAAGTCAAAAACTAAAACTGCATGATCACTCTTTGCTATTGAAGCATCATATATAATTTAATCTATTTCTAATTGTTTTTTTGTTAAGACTAAATCTAAAGTCGAAAGCATCTCTACACCCCTTGCCATGCGAATTCTAGAACATGCTGAAAAAGAAAGGAATCTTGACAACAGTCAAAGAATTTACTCTCCACCCTATTAAGTAGATTTGCAGCACCAGTGTCAACAAAACAATTTATCCATAATATTTTTGGAAAATTGAAATCACCACAGATCAAGTATTAATTAGCATATGACTCGGACAAGAAAGTTATAGTGTCATTTACTCCACGATTTACCCATTCATCTGAGTCATGAGGACGGTATATGCATCTAGCTAACAATTTCTTATAATATTTGACTACACAAGCAACAGTTTCAGTTCcataagaattgtttggaaatttttTTCTGAGGGAATACTATTATGAACTAAAATacacactcctcctcctcctctgttgcGAGATACCCaatcttttctatttacattaTAGGAGGGCAATCTAAAATACTCCGAGGACAGATCGGAAGGAAACCACTTTGTTTCAGTTATCATGATATTaggtttttccttatttttatattcattaaaaacaTCAGCTTTATTAGAAATACCATCTAAATTAGAATAGATACACTCAAGTTTGTTTAGGTGACTGGTGCTATCTTTCATAATCTTATAATCTACTCGCACGTTTGCTCCTCACCTGCTGCTTGCTCTCTCTTCTTCACTTTCAATACCTTACCTAGTCTGACTATCCAAATAAATTTCCGTGTTTCCTGCTCTGAGAGGTCTAAAGTTTCTTTTCTGCTTCAGCTTTTTGTTCCTTATATTGATTTCTCTCTGTAGCTGACCTGTTAGGATGCACTTTGATTCCATGAAGCTTATGTGTAGCATCCATTGATTCCAATATGTGTCTTGTTTCCTTTCTAAGAAATTTAAATTTGTCTTCTGCCTATCTAAATTCTACACAAGCCAAATTCTTACCTGTTACTGACGCTGGTTTAGTTGTCCACTTATTTGAGTAAACATTTCTATGTGGGTTGAAGTCATCATCAATGTCAGCTTCTTTGGCAATTTCTTTAATTACCTTTAAGGCAGTGGTACTCTCCTTTATGTTTTCAATCATAAGTCTATTGGCTCTTCTATCAGTGTCCAAGAGATCCAATTTTGTCCTAATTTCACTTTCTTTAATATCTTTTCTTATTACATTTTGGACGTCTAAGAGTGTTTTCAAATTTCACCAAAAGAtcagttttatttttcttcatattgctTTCAACATCTGTAATCCTATATTTGACAGTTCATTGATACTTCCAAATTGTCAACCTTACCTTTGTACTCGTTAATTTGCGTATTAAGATCATCAATTTGGCTACTTATCAGATTCTGAGtttccaagtgtttttttttttttcattattatctatcatctaattaaatattttgtcattttcttcatttatttcgtGAAACAAATTGCCCATATATTAAATCAAATCTGATTGGTTAGGAGCTGGGGAAACTAAATGTATTTTTTCCATGGATGTAGATAACATTGCAGTAGTTTTCTCGCAACATGCCTTACAAGTGTAGTCTAAATTCTGTTCTTCACGAAGATTTTTAACTTCTCCAGTAACTCCCTCGCAATCAATATAATTCCATTGTTTGCTTGTATCGCACTCAATTTTCTTATTCCCTGTTTCTCTCCCACATAAACAAGTTCCgaagtctattttttttcttagttttgatCTTACCGCACTGCTAGTAGAAGTGGTTAATATATTTTCGGGAGAGTGGGCGGCAGAAGTTACTGGGATATCTGTTGAACTAGACCTTGTGCTTCTGCTGGAGACGCCATGATGCTTGGCATCATACCACACCCTGACGCTTTGACAGTACTGAGACCTCCTCTGCCAAATCTGTTTGCCAAAGGGAATTAAAAACAGTCCTATCCGATTGACGAAAAGTTAACCTATAATAAATAGCCTTACTTAATGTTTGCTGAGCCAGGTGAGCAGCAAAATTCGCGAAATACGTGGGGAGCAACAGAGCGTTGCTCTTGATGGCTGTGACTTCTTCTTCACTCTGcgagcagattgtggaatgatcttcctaatcaggcaattgaatcgggGGAACTTCAGTAATTGAAGCTtacagtgaatgttttcatgttgaacaggtttacataatTCTCTCATTATTGTTTACATATAACTATTTTATGATTGTTACTCCGTTATATGTAATTGAATTTATCTATATTATGTTATAGGACCTGTGACAAAGgttattttattttagaatattaaatGTTAACGTTAAAATGGAAACATTGTAATGAGCTGCTATATGAAGGGTATAGTTTTTTAGAATAATAGCTTCTGGAAATCCCTCGTAATTTGTCAACGTCTTCAGCCTTCTGTATTGTATTATATAGTTTCGCCCTAAACTATCTCAAGTCTTATAGAAAACATCTGTCGGGAAAGCAACTGATCCATCAATTACAGAAACTTGTTTCATCCATCACTGAGTGCATTTGTGAAGACATTTCTGTGACACTGTTGTGACGtgcaccgcacgtgtttcatacacgatcatgcactgtaatgctattgcttttttttatcttgctCTCTCCTTACGCTggtaaacctgtttaagcttgccgaTGCATGCAtttcattgtttgaatttttgtgccatgttgtcctcaactgtttgtatgtaagctcgttatcttgttgaataaaaatGCTTGCATTCACCTCGCGTCTCTGTTAGTGCCTAATAGGTACTATGTGACAGACTCTATATACTACtgcaagagttattgggtcctttgactgccaagacagtactacattggattcctatcTCTAATTAAGACTTATTTTTctcatgcctacacatacaccgaatagtctggcctactcctCTGCCCTCATTCACTTgataatactgaaattaccaaacaaattctcttcactcaaggggttaacggctgcaatgtaattgttcaatgactactttccttttggtaaggatagaagagactctttagctatggtaagttgctcttcttggagaaggacactaaaatcaaactattggtctgtagtcttgggtagtgccatagcctctgtaccatgatcttccactgtcttgagttaagttttcttgcttgaaggcacACTGGGGAACACTATcagatgttatttctcttcctctttgttttttcaagtttttatagtttataaattgaaagatctattttattattgttactgttcttaaattgtacatatttctcttatagtatatttatttccttatttactttccttactgagctatttttccctgttagtgcccttgagcttatagcatcctgcttttccaactagggttgtagtttggctagtaatagtaatgataataataaaacgctGCGGATGTTTTCGAGGAATACAGGGAAATCTTGGAAGCTCGGATTTCACCAGGAACTGTGTTCctgtttatcatcttttatatttgAACTTTGGTCTGGAAATATTTCTGATTTCATCTTTCGGACGTCACCTGAGTTCAAATATTCGAGAAATTATATCACAGGCCTAGTGTAAATTATTGTCAATAGATGAACTgccaatattttatgaatattgtaaaatataagtatcattaatcttaaatatagttattgttatatgtTGTGCAGATACCTGCTGGGTAGTATTTTCCGCTGTTACTGTTAagccattttctgttcaaaattaACAAAAAAGGGAATACAAGattgaagtagattttacataatttatatattgaaatagCTGACGGCAATATGCTAATCTTTGATTATTGTTTTACtatcacttctcatatatagtttatttatttccttgcttctctcctctggactgttttccctgttttagtttagctaataataatatatacactacatatctatttacataaatttacattatatatatatatatttatttattgatatttgttataaaaatattttttttattttgagtgtttcaTCAGAGAAGTATAACTATGGTTTGTCTTGCTTTCCACAAGTGATATACTAAAGTGGTAATTGCAATAGTTCTCTTATTTTTCTTAGGATATTTTGTTTTCGCATATTAAGTTAAATAACGAAGGTGTTAGTAAATGAtatcattatgaaaataatgatgatagaaaCTTGAAGTACATATATTAACAGAAAATTGTATGTTATAACCTGAATATCTGGGACTGAAATATAGATTAAAATTAATTAgattaaaattagtttatttatattaGTTTTCTCGTATATACTGCGTTTCCTTTCAACATCACATGATATTTTGGTTTGTACTAAAGAATAACAAGTACAGTAGTAAcacgtaaaaaaatatatttatatatttttcactttttgtAATTTGTAAAATTTGTAGATTATCAGTTTATGTGAACAGTTAAACATGATAATCTTAACCCAAAAAGTAATAAtatctttataaattatataacGGAGTTGGCACTTATAGGTTCCATAAACAGAATCGCCCTCATGGTTATTTCACAAATTCTTATACTATGCATCTTTGTTAGCGTTTTGCAAGTATGCCTGATACCAATAACTCTCATCGCGCACGTGCTTGTTAAAAAACGCCTGCATCCGCTTCCAGAGATCGACCTGGGCCACGCATGTTTCCAGGGGTGTGCCTCCCCACTTGAATGTGAATCCCTTTCCCTCATTTCCTTCAGCTAATGGTAAATGAGGCTGATGGCTGGCGTAGCACAGTGGGTCGAAGGGAGGATGCGCTAAATGGCCCAAGCCCTTGTATAGAATAGTCTCGTAATTGGTTTTGTTTGCCTTCCGCATTCTCTCTTCGAATGGGGGAATGCTAGCTTTGAAGCCGCCAGTATCGTCATCTCCACACACCACCATGAAGTTAGTGTCTTCAGCCGCCTCCTCTACTGGTATCATGTGAGGATTGGAGCTGCAGAAGAATGGTTCTAAATCGCAATAAGACATTCCGTCACTGTCGGTCACCAGCGCATTGCCTGGCAAGACCATGCTTGTTATAAATTGCTTTCCTCTATAATAATATTGACTGTAAAATGGGAAAGTAAGTGCGTTAATTCCAATAACTGCCTTCACCTCATCAAAGAGAATGGCCATGTTAAAGCCTATGTCTCCTGATTTGCTGTTGCACACGACGCCACATCTATCAGGTATTACTTGGGGCTGGTTCATCAGGACTTGCATGGCCTCCTCAAAGTATTCGAAATGAATCTCGCTCGGAGTCGGTGGAAGGTCATCATAGTTGAATACTGCAAGTGCTAGACTTGCAATGCCTCTTGATGCTAACATAGCTGCAAAGAAATAACACtttgaaataaacttatatttaCTTTGCATGACTTACTTAAAGAAGACTCAAGAAGCTCACATTGAACTTAGTTACTTAACTCTTCATTAGTTTATTAAAATCTATTTTTCGTACAGAGAGCAGCATAAGTAGAGATTTATTTTTCTAAATGCAATAGGGCAATGCAAATTTACACAAAGTAAATTATATCGTTTCTCATTCTTACTTCTACATTCTGAATTTTTAGATAATAGATGACAGTCAATTCTGGATGTAATATGGAGAGAAGCAAAGATTAAAGAGAAATGCAGGGAGCATTCTTTTGTGCTATCCTGACTCTGTTCAGTATAATATGCACTCTTTTATAGCAACCCAAAGTAAACTACTCCAGAACTGTAGTAGCTGGAGTCAGAAGGTCAGTAAGTCAGTACTGGAAAAATGGAGTAACAAGATGAAAAAGTGTAGTAGATGGCTTATCTTGAGTGCATACTATTAGAAGTAAAGTTTGATAAAGCCATTGTACTATTAGTGATAATAATTTTAACGTGTACTAACCGTTAGGCGTATGTTACTTTTATCACAAGCAAGGTAGCACTTTATGAAAGAGGAAAGTTTATTCTTGAAAGCTTAGTTTCAGATGAAGATTTGTAGATCTATATATGGATATAGTTATAAAACAACAACTTGAAGATACACTGCGGTGGAAGAGATAAGAGTACAGTTTCAGTT is a genomic window containing:
- the LOC137647109 gene encoding bile acid-CoA:amino acid N-acyltransferase-like translates to MIMNAVIKKNFIFSYVLTSVAKMRPLVQTAKLLTMNCRVNQNGRRGFVTTAHFRNHCQQQGGVWVQASPRICLHDVHTQIKVGGFTPDSRVTVRADLIDEHGKRFSSNAHFITDGKGRVDLENAASVGGSYSGVFPAGLLTTLSSLPTEQKYYRLFRRNPLKPWKITLSVFDGHIDLSTEADSLAKIELERHLTAPGTQRVEVRHGKVRGALYLPPGPGPFPGVIDIFGFIGGLFEFRSAMLASRGIASLALAVFNYDDLPPTPSEIHFEYFEEAMQVLMNQPQVIPDRCGVVCNSKSGDIGFNMAILFDEVKAVIGINALTFPFYSQYYYRGKQFITSMVLPGNALVTDSDGMSYCDLEPFFCSSNPHMIPVEEAAEDTNFMVVCGDDDTGGFKASIPPFEERMRKANKTNYETILYKGLGHLAHPPFDPLCYASHQPHLPLAEGNEGKGFTFKWGGTPLETCVAQVDLWKRMQAFFNKHVRDESYWYQAYLQNANKDA